A stretch of the Alnus glutinosa chromosome 6, dhAlnGlut1.1, whole genome shotgun sequence genome encodes the following:
- the LOC133870153 gene encoding gibberellin 3-beta-dioxygenase 1-like produces the protein MTTLSEAYRDHPLHLHHIAPLDFAAVQTMPDSHVWRPESDNDFSLQEELPPDVPIIDLADPNASKLIRHACEAWGVFQLVNHGVSLSLIEEVENEAGRFFALPTPQKLKALRTPSGATGYGVARITPFFSKYMWHEGFTIIGSPVDHVRELWPHDHERFCDVMENYQKDMKGLAERLTRLIFESLNISDEEISWLASSNGSGGGSSAASTALQLNSYPSCPEPNQAMGLAPHTDTSLLTILHQSEISGLQVFKDGLGWVPVPPVAGAFVVNIGDILHILSNARFQNALHRVAANGTRQRFSVAFFYNPPADYVMSPFYKGSSSGQVPRYRSVAMKEYVGLKAKNLENALSIITT, from the exons ATGACTACCCTCTCCGAGGCCTACAGAGACCACCCTCTCCACCTCCACCATATCGCCCCCCTTGACTTTGCTGCCGTGCAGACCATGCCCGACTCGCATGTGTGGCGGCCGGAGTCTGACAACGATTTCTCGTTGCAGGAAGAGTTGCCGCCCGATGTGCCTATTATCGACCTCGCCGACCCCAATGCGTCGAAGCTCATACGGCACGCATGCGAAGCGTGGGGTGTTTTCCAGCTAGTGAACCATGGGGTGTCGTTGAGTCTGATAGAGGAGGTTGAGAATGAGGCTGGACGGTTCTTTGCCCTGCCGACTCCGCAAAAGTTGAAGGCCCTACGGACGCCGAGTGGGGCCACCGGATACGGCGTCGCTCGGATAACGCCGTTCTTCTCCAAGTACATGTGGCATGAAGGGTTCACAATCATCGGGTCTCCAGTCGATCATGTTAGGGAACTTTGGCCCCATGATCATGAACGGTTTTG TGATGTAATGGAAAATTATCAGAAGGATATGAAGGGTCTAGCCGAGCGACTCACCCGCCTGATCTTCGAGTCCCTGAACATTTCCGATGAAGAAATAAGCTGGCTAGCTTCAAGCAATGGCTCCGGCGGCGGATCATCAGCTGCCTCCACAGCTTTACAGCTAAACTCCTACCCTTCCTGTCCGGAACCAAACCAAGCCATGGGTCTAGCCCCGCACACAGACACCTCGCTCTTGACAATACTCCACCAAAGCGAAATCAGCGGCCTCCAAGTCTTCAAAGACGGGCTCGGATGGGTTCCAGTTCCTCCGGTCGCCGGCGCATTTGTGGTCAACATCGGCGATATTCTGCATATTCTGTCGAACGCTCGATTTCAGAACGCTCTTCATCGTGTGGCGGCGAACGGGACCAGGCAGCGGTTCTCGGTTGCCTTCTTCTATAACCCGCCGGCCGATTACGTCATGTCGCCTTTCTATAAGGGTTCGAGTTCAGGCCAAGTTCCTCGTTACCGGTCGGTGGCAATGAAAGAGTATGTTGGTTTGAAGGCCAAAAATCTGGAGAATGCCCTTTCGATTATAACAACATAA